Part of the Leclercia sp. AS011 genome is shown below.
GGAGCTGGTGACTTATGCTAAGGCGCAGCAGATTAAATTGATGTACTGAGTGCGGTTTATTGCCCGGCGGCGCTGCGCTTGCGCGGGCCTGGGTAAAACCGTAGGCCGGGTAAGGCGAAGCCGCCACCCGGCGCTGTTTTTAACTATTTAAACCAACCGCCAAACCAGTCGTGGAATTTCATCAGCACGTAATCCCACATCCGACCAAAGAACCCGCCCTCTTCTACCGCTTCCATCACAATCAGCGGACGCTGCTCAATGGACTTGCCGTTCAGCTGGAAGTCGATATTGCCGACCACCTGGCCCTTTTTCAGCGGCGCGGTCAGCTGCTTGTCGGTCAGGGTGTAGCTGGCTTTCAGGTTTTTCAGCTGGCCGCGCGGAATGGTGACCGAGCCGCCTTCACCGGCACCGAGATTGACCTCGCTCTTATCGCCAAACCAGACGCGCTGGCTGACAAAGGTAGCATCCGGCTTGATCGGGGTAACGGTTTCGAAGAAGCGGAAGCCCCAGGTGAGCAGTTTTTCTGACTCATTGAAGCGGATGCGGTCGGTTTTGGTGCCCAGCACCACCGAGATCAGACGCATATCGCCCTGGGTTGCCGAGGCCACCAGGTTGTAGCCTGCTCCGGCGGTGGTGCCGGTTTTCATCCCGTCAACGTTGACGTTGCTGCTCCACAGCAGACGGTTGCGGTTCGGCTGGCGGATCTTGTTGAAGGTAAACTCTTTCTCTTTGTGGATCGCGTACTCTTCCGGCACATCATGAATCAGGGCTTTACCCAGCAGCGCCATATCGCGGGCGGTACTGAACTGGCCCGGCGCGTCCAGCCCGTGAACGGTTTTAAAGGTGGTGTTGGTGAGGCCTAATTTCTGCGCGTAGCCATTCATCAAACCAATGAAAGAATCCTGGCTGCCCGCCACATAATCGGCCAGCGCGATGCAGGCATCATTTCCCGACTGAATGATTACCCCTTTGTTCAGATCGGAAACGGCCACCTGATCCCCCGGTTTGAGGAACATCACCGAAGATCCGCGCAGCGCGGGGTTGCCGGTCGCCCAGGCGTCTTTACCGATGGTCACCATGTCGGTGAGCTTAATCTTACCCGCTTTCAGCGCCTGCCCTACGACGTAGCTGGTCATGATTTTGGTCAGGCTGGCAGGATCGAGTTTTTCATCTGCATTGCCTTCTGCCAGCACTTTGCCGCTGGCGTAGTCCATCAGGATCCAGGCGCGGGCATCAACAGGCGGAGCCTCGGGCGCCGCCTGTTCCGCTGCGTACAGCGAAGGTGCAAAAAGGACCAGCAGCGCAGAACCTGCCACCAGACCGCGTAAAGAAAAAGTGTTTCGCATCATAATGCCACCCGAGTTTCCATTCCAAAAATCACGTCACATCGCCGTGCCGCAAGAAGCGATGAGTAATAACCCACTGGAGCCTTAAAAAAAACCAAAAGCGGGTAAAGTTTTTAAAGTTTATGCAATAACAACCCGATACGCTTTGACCACATCGATTTTTTTCGCGTCTGTTGCGTATTGGTTAGGTTTATCTCACCATGTAAAGCCATCAACACGGATTTCATCTTGATATCGGCTTTATTTATAAGGGGTTATTATGATTACTTTGTGGGGCAGGAACAATTCGACCAACGTTAAAAAGGTAATCTGGACGCTCGAGGAGCTGGATTTACCCTTTACGCAGATCATGGCGGGACTGGAACACGGAGTAAATAAAGAGGCCGAGTATCTGGCGATGAACCCCAACGGCCTGGTACCGCTGCTGCGCGACGATGAAACCGACCTGACCCTGTGGGAATCCAACGCCATTGTGCGCTATCTCGCGGCGCAGTACGGTCAGAACCGCCTGTGGATCGATGCCCCGGCGAAGCGTGCCGTCGGCGACAAGTGGATGGACTGGGCCAACCAGACGCTCTCCCCTGCCCACCGGGTGATTTTGATGGGGCTGGTGAGAACCCCGGAAGCCGAGCGTAACTACGCGGCCATTGACGCCGCCAAAGCCACCTGCGAATCCCTGTTGGCCCTGATGGATGATACCCTGGCGACACAGGCGTGGTTCTCGGGCGACGACTTTGGCGTGGGTGATATCGCCGTCGCCCCCTTTGTCTGGAACTTGACCAACATTGGCCTGACGTGGACGCCACGTCCGCATCTGGAACGCTGGCTGGCGAACCTGACCGAGCGTCCGGCCTACCGCAACGTGGTGATGATCCCGGTAACCTGATCTACCCTCTGGACGGGCTGACTTTTAACAGCTGCCCGTCTGATTCATCGGTCAGCACATAGAGATAGCCGTCCGGCCCGACGCGTACATCGCGCACCCGCTGGTTGCGGTCGCCGAGGATCCTCCCCTCTTCCGTGACGCTATTGCCGCTGACGTTGAGCACAATTACATCCTTATCCTTCAGCGCGCCGATAAAGAGTTTGTTCTTCCATTGCGGGAAAACGTCGCTGTTATAGAACGCCATGCCGCTCACCGCCGGGGACTGTTTCCAGACGAACAGCGGCGGCTCGGTTCCCGGGGCCGTTTCCCCTTTCGCTTCCGGGATCGGCAATCCGCTGTAGTTGATGCCGTGGGTCGCCAGCGGCCAGCCGTAGTTTTTGCCTCTTTCCGGGATGTTGATTTCGTCCCCGCCGCGCGGGCCGTGCTCATTGAGCCACAGGGTGTTGCTCCACGGGTTCATCGCCATCCCCTGCGGGTTGCGAATGCCGTAAGACCAGATCTCCGGCCGCGCCTGTTTGTTATTCACGAAGGGATTGTCGTCCGGCACCGCGCCCTGATCGGTCAGACGTACCACTTTGCCCTGCAGCTTATCCAGATCCTGGGCGGTCGGGCGCTGGTTATTCTCGCCTAATCCAACATACAGATAGCCTTTGCCGTCGAACACCAGCCTGCCGCCAAAGTGGTTGCCGGTAGAGAGTTTCGGCTGCTGGCGGAAGACCACCTTAAAGGCCTCCAGCCGGGCGTTATCCTCGCTCAGACGGCCATACCCCACCGCCGTACCCGCTTTTCCGTCGTCGCCCGCTTCGGCATAGCTCAGCCAGACCCGGCGGGAGGTGGCGAAGTCGGGAGCCAGCGCCACGTCAAGTAACCCGCCCTGGCCGCTGTCCCAGACCTTCGGCACCCCGACGATGGGATCCGAGAGGCCCTTGCCCGCCTGCCAGCGCTTAAGCTGTCCGCCTTTCAGGGTGATCAGCATGCCCTGATCCTGCGGCAGGAACGCCAGCGCCCAAGGGTGATCGAGTTTATTTTGCAGCACCGAAACCTGCACTTCGGCGGGCGCGGCACAGAGTGAAGCGGAGATGAGCAACAATGGCAGGGAAATAAGCGAGGATCGACGCATAACGCACTCCTTTTCGACGTATGCCTTAAAGGTAGTCACTCAGCGCAGGGGCATTGTTACTTTTACAAAAGCTTAATCAGATGGGGGAGTTGCCTCCCCCGGGATCAGTTCTGAATCAGCGGTGCATGTGATTTCAGATACTGGATGCAGAGAGTGAGATCGTTCAGACAGTTTTCCAGCTTCTCTGCGTTGACGGCGATGAACGTCGGGCAATCGTGGTTGCCGGTCATCATACAGACGCCTGCGGTGGTGAGCGATCCGGCGGCGCGATACAACATCGCCTGCTCGTCGGCATTGCAGTACGCTCTCAGTTCCGGCGCTTTTTCACGCATGTAGGTACAGAGTTCAAAGAAGTTGTCACGCAGATGGTCGCTTTCGCTGACTGACATATACCCCTTCGCTTTCCTCAACTGCAGATAGGCCGCGAGATCGATGTGGGCATTGATCATCTTGTTAAGAAGATCGCGTTTCAGTCTGTCAACGGACATGCTATTTCCCCCCTTGTCAGCTTTAGAACACCTTCAGATTATGTCTATTTTTTGTGCAATTTAATGCTTCAGGTCAATAATCCGCGACGGACTACTAAAATTTACAATGTTAAAACAGCGGGCGAAGGGAGCAGCGACAAGGCAGGAGATAAGGCTGAGCATAAAATCATGCTTTTACCTCAACGCGCGGATCGGCAAGCCTGCTATTTTTGAGGGGTTATGGGGAAGCGACCGCGTTGAAACAGAGGGCGTATGCCAACGATACCGGTGTCAGAAAAGATAATCTCGTTAAACCGGATCGACCTGAATCTGCTGACGCTTTTTTGCTTGATTTACAGCGTGGGCAGCATCTCGAAGGTGGCGGATATGCTGGACATTTCCGCCTCTGCCGTCAGCCAGTCGCTGCGAAAACTGCGCGAGCAGATGGGGGATAACCTGTTCGTCCGCAGCGGCAACACCCTGTTGCCCACCGTGTATGCGGATGAACTCTATGACAACATCCTGCCGATTATCGACAAGCTCGCCACCCTGCTCCCCCTCTCATCCCGCATTAAAAAGCGACGACTGACTCTCTACACCGAGTCGTTTGTCTCGCCGTTAGTGGTGCCGGAACTGACGCAGAAGATTGTCAGCATGAACGCGGATATCAGCCTGCTGCACCGCACCGCCGAGCTTAACGAAGCCAAAATTACCGAACTGTTGAACATGCGCCAGGCGGATGTGGTGTTCTCCACCTTGTCTGTTGAGAGCAGTAATATTTCTTGCCAGAAGATGAGTGATATGACGCTGGTGTTGATTGCTGCAAAGGATAATCCTCTTTATGGGGATACGGTAACGGAGGAGATGTTCAGGGATGCCAGCCTGGTGGGTTACAACACCAAAAACGAAAAGATTATCTATCATCGCAGCATCGTGGATAAAAAGTTCCGCTCCAGCGAACGCTGTCTGCTGACCACCTCTTTTGCTTCCATCCTACTGATTGTCTCTACCACCGACTGCCTGGGCATTATCCCGGAAAAGGTTTTTGCCACCTATTCCGGGATGTATCAGCTGAAAAGAGTGGCTACGCCCTTTACGTTGCCGCAATTCAGTCTCTATTCGTCCTGCCGGAAAGAGACCAATAAAATGCTCTTTTCCCTGCTGGCCGATTTTTACAGCAGTCAATCGGCCTGACGCCCGGGACGTCATCAGTATTGTTTCGCCTGGTGTCTGGCGAAATCAAACTCATCGGCAATTTTTAATTCAGTGACTAATCTGGACGGAGTCAGCCCGGTGGCAACAGATATATGCGCCAGCTCGACGCCATGGGTGTGGAGGGTTTTGGCCATTTCTAATTTGGATTGCAGATAGATATCTCTCATTACGTACCTCGTGTGTGTTATCGACGAGGTGAAAGATAGGTTATCTGTTTTGCGTATCCAATAAGGGGCCCTTAAAGCCGGGATAAGTAATTCTTAGCCGTTCTCTTCGCCGCACAGGGATCTGTATAAATCCCCGCAAGAACGCTGTACAATCCCTGCCCTGATAACTCCATAACTGACTACTTTTTAATCTATGAGCAATGTTACGCACCAGCCGAAAATCGGCTTCGTCTCGCTGGGCTGCCCGAAAAACCTGGTGGATTCCGAACGCATCCTGACCGAACTTCGCACCGAAGGCTATGACGTCGTACCAAGCTACGACAACGCCGACATGGTGATCGTTAACACCTGCGGCTTTATCGACAGCGCCGTGCAGGAGTCTCTGGAAGCCATCGGTGAAGCACTTACCGAAAACGGCAAGGTGATTGTCACCGGTTGTCTGGGCGCCAAAGTCGATCAAATCCGCGAAGTCCACCCTAAGGTGCTGGAAATCACCGGTCCACACAGCTACGAGCAGGTGCTGGAACATGTGCATCACTATGTACCAAAACCAAAGCACAACCCGTTCCTGAGCCTGGTGCCGGAACAGGGCGTGAAGCTGACCCCGCGTCACTATGCGTACTTAAAAATTTCCGAAGGCTGCAACCACCGCTGCACCTTCTGCATTATCCCGTCCATGCGTGGCGATCTGGTGAGCCGTCCGATTGGTGAAGTGCTGGCCGAAGCCAAACGTCTGGCCGATGCGGGCGTGAAAGAGCTGCTGGTGATCTCCCAGGACACCTCCGCCTACGGCGTGGACGTCAAGCACCGCTCCGGTTTCCACAACGGCGAGCCGGTGAAAACCAGCATGGTCGGTCTGTGCGAACAGCTCTCTAAGCTGGGCATCTGGACGCGTCTGCACTACGTCTATCCGTACCCGCACGTGGACGACGTGATCCCGCTGATGGCGGAAGGCAAAATCCTGCCGTATCTGGATATCCCGCTGCAGCACGCCAGCCCGCGTATTCTGAAGCTGATGAAGCGCCCAGGCTCCGTTGACCGCCAGCTGGCGCGCATCAAGCAGTGGCGTGAGATCTGCCCTGATCTGACCCTGCGCTCCACCTTTATCGTCGGCTTCCCGGGTGAAACCGAAGAAGACTTCCAGATGCTGCTCGACTTCCTGGTTGAAGCGCGTCTGGACCGCGTGGGCTGCTTCAAGTACAGCCCGGTGGAAGGCGCGACCGCCAACGAACTGGCCGATCAGGTGCCGGAAGAGGTGAAAGAGGAGCGCTGGAACCGCTTCATGCAGCTGCAACAGCAGATCTCTGCTGAACGTCTGCAGGAAAAAGTGGGCCGCGAAATTCTGGTGATCATCGATGAAGTGGACGAAGAAGGCGCGATTGGCCGCAGCATGGCCGATGCTCCGGAAATCGACGGCGCGGTCTACCTGAACGGTGAAACCAAAGTGAAACCGGGTGATATCGTGCGCGTGAAGGTTGAAAACGCCGACGAATATGACCTGTGGGGTACGCGGGTTTAATCGACTCTGTGCATAACGCCTGATGGCGCTGCGCTTATCAGGCCTACGGTTTTGTAGGCCCGGCAAGCTTGCGCCGCCGGGCGTTAATTTTAATACTCGAACTGCCGGTAATAACGGCGAATATCCAGACTGTGGCCGGTATAGTGCTCGAAATGGGCAGCCAGACGGTCCACCAGCAAGGTTGAGATCACGCACGGCGCCAGCAGCCAGCGGAACGCATCATCAATCCCCGCCAGCGCGTACTCACGTGGATCGAATACCACCAGGTTATCGGTAATTTTCGCCGCAAAACGCTCAACGCGGTCATCCAGCGCCCGGCATTTGCCCTCGCCTTTCACCAGGAACAGCGGGACGTCTTTCTCCAGCAGCTCCAGCGTGCCGTGGAAGAACTCCGCCGAGGAAACCGATTTGGTGCGCTTCCACTGCATCTCCTCCAGAATACACATCGAGAAAAGATAGACCTCGCCCCACATCTCCGCCCCGCCAATCCACATCATATAGTCGGCGCTGTGATATTTTTGCGCGATGGCATCGGCCTGCGGATCAAATTGCTTTTTGGCGTTGAGGAGATTCTCAGGCAACAGCTCCAGCTGGCTGGCGAAGCGGTCATACTGTTCAAATTCCCCGTTACCCTGTAATAAACGGAAGAATACCCAGTACAGCAGCATGTACTCATATTCCACGCCGTTCTTGTGACGCATCGGAATATGCCAGGTGGCGGCGTCCGCCAGCGGCGAGTCGCTGTTTCTGGTGATCGCCACCACGCGGATCCCCTGGGCTTTGCACCATTCGGCAATGGCCACCGACTCTTTGGTATCGCCCGATTTCGACAGCGTAATCACCACCGAATCTTTATTTAAGCGTTTATGTCCGGCATGAATTAATTCCGCCGCCTGCTCAAGGTAAACCGGTATTTCGGTTAATTCCCGGGCGAAGGCATTTATCGCCATCATTGGCGCGAGCGATCCCCCGACCGAGGCGAAAAATAGCGTGCTGAAGCCCTGCTGAATAATCTCATCAGCAACCTGTTCCGCCTGTTTACGCGCAGCAACAATCTCACGAGCACTGGTCAGGTACTCGTCCTGATTAAAACCTAACATAGTTATTCTCCTTTAGATTTTACTTCTTAACACCCGATCGAAATCGTCGAAAATACGCACCGAGAGATCGATGCCTTTGGCGCAGGCGGTACGCCAGGCCAGTATCTGGAAGGGGACAATCAGCAGCAGCGGCGAGAGCAGATGCGGCAGGCGGCAGTTCAGCGCCAGGGTATCCGGCCCCTCCTCGTCCGTCAGGGTGATCAGAAACGCCCGCTTAACCGCCGGGGCCATATAGTCCCGCAGCGCCCGCAGGCGTGGGTTCGGCGCATCCTCAATAAAGAACATCACATGCTCAGCGTTGGCCTCCAGATAGGGGCCATGCATGTACGCCTCCAGCTCAAAGCCGCCGGACGGCACCCGCACCGTTTCGGTGAACTTGGTCTCAAACTCTTTCGCCACCCCGGTCAGGGCCCCTTCGCCGATGGCGACAAAGCGTGTCCCGGCTTTCAGCGCCTGACTGTGCCGCTCGAAAAACGCCTCCGTGCGGGCAAGGGTGTCGGGGATCGCCGCCGCCAGCTGGTGCAGCGCCTCGAGGTGATCCAGCGTCTCGCGATCGTCGATCTGCTGCTGCGCCCGGGCAAGGGTCAGGGCCACCAGCATCAGATTCAGCACCGTGGCGCTAAAGCCGCGGGTCACGAAGCCCACTTTCTCGATCCCGGTATGGATATCCAGCACCTGGTCGCAGCGGCGGCCAATCGGGCTGTCGGGGTCCGAGGTCAGGGCAAACACCGACAGCCCGGCGGCCTGCACCTTCTCCATCGCCGCCAGGGTCGAGGCGCTTTTCCCGCTCTGGGAAACGACCAGCACCATGTCGGTGTGCGGGTCGATGGCTTCGTAGTGGACAAAGTTGTAAGGCTCCTTGATCTCCACCAGCACGCCGAAGCGGTGTTCAAAGAGGTAGCGGGCGCACATCGCCGCATTCAGCGACGAGCCGGTTGCCAGCACCAGCAGGCGGCGCACCGGATGCTGGCGGGCAAAAGCCTCCACGGACGCCAGATGCTGCGGCCAGGCCCGGAGGATCGCCTCCAGCGCCGCGGGCTGTTCTTCGATATAGGTCATCATTGTCGGTTGCATTGTCTTCTCCGCTTAAAACAGACCAATCCAGGATCCCAGGATCCCCACCAGCGCCATGCCCCCGATGATGGTGAGCGGTTTAACCTTGCGCCCCAGCAGCCAGTAGACAATCCCGAAGCTGATGAGCGGCAGCAGGCAGGGCATGATGTTGTTGATAATGTCCTGAACCCCGGTTTTCGCCTCCCCCGCGCCGAAGGTGATGGGGATGGTGATAGTGATCATCGAGGCGGCCATCGCCCCCACCACCATCAGCCCGATAATCGACGCCCCGTAGGTCAGGCTCTCCATCATTCCGCTCTTCTGCACCCGATGAAGCACCCCGGTGCCGAGCACGTAGCCCCAGCGGGTAAAGAGCCAGCGCACCAGAATGTGCGGCACGTTAAACACCAGCAGGAACAGGATCGGCCCCAGGATGTTGCCCTGCAGCGCCAGGCTGGTGCCGATCCCGGTGGCGATCAGGCGCAGCGTTCCCCAGAAGAAGGAGTCCCCCAGCCCGGCCAGCGGCCCCATCAGCGACGCCTTAACGTTGTCGATCGCCGTGCCGTCCATCTC
Proteins encoded:
- a CDS encoding SIS domain-containing protein, which codes for MQPTMMTYIEEQPAALEAILRAWPQHLASVEAFARQHPVRRLLVLATGSSLNAAMCARYLFEHRFGVLVEIKEPYNFVHYEAIDPHTDMVLVVSQSGKSASTLAAMEKVQAAGLSVFALTSDPDSPIGRRCDQVLDIHTGIEKVGFVTRGFSATVLNLMLVALTLARAQQQIDDRETLDHLEALHQLAAAIPDTLARTEAFFERHSQALKAGTRFVAIGEGALTGVAKEFETKFTETVRVPSGGFELEAYMHGPYLEANAEHVMFFIEDAPNPRLRALRDYMAPAVKRAFLITLTDEEGPDTLALNCRLPHLLSPLLLIVPFQILAWRTACAKGIDLSVRIFDDFDRVLRSKI
- a CDS encoding glycine cleavage system protein T, translated to MRDIYLQSKLEMAKTLHTHGVELAHISVATGLTPSRLVTELKIADEFDFARHQAKQY
- a CDS encoding PTS system mannose/fructose/sorbose family transporter subunit IID — translated: MTTKISEETLPQVQDENAINARDLRRVFWRSFQMEFSWNYERQMNLAFVYALIPVLKKLYPQKAELAAALKRHLVFFNTTPHIVTLLLGITTAMEEKNSQQQEMDGTAIDNVKASLMGPLAGLGDSFFWGTLRLIATGIGTSLALQGNILGPILFLLVFNVPHILVRWLFTRWGYVLGTGVLHRVQKSGMMESLTYGASIIGLMVVGAMAASMITITIPITFGAGEAKTGVQDIINNIMPCLLPLISFGIVYWLLGRKVKPLTIIGGMALVGILGSWIGLF
- the rimO gene encoding 30S ribosomal protein S12 methylthiotransferase RimO, with translation MSNVTHQPKIGFVSLGCPKNLVDSERILTELRTEGYDVVPSYDNADMVIVNTCGFIDSAVQESLEAIGEALTENGKVIVTGCLGAKVDQIREVHPKVLEITGPHSYEQVLEHVHHYVPKPKHNPFLSLVPEQGVKLTPRHYAYLKISEGCNHRCTFCIIPSMRGDLVSRPIGEVLAEAKRLADAGVKELLVISQDTSAYGVDVKHRSGFHNGEPVKTSMVGLCEQLSKLGIWTRLHYVYPYPHVDDVIPLMAEGKILPYLDIPLQHASPRILKLMKRPGSVDRQLARIKQWREICPDLTLRSTFIVGFPGETEEDFQMLLDFLVEARLDRVGCFKYSPVEGATANELADQVPEEVKEERWNRFMQLQQQISAERLQEKVGREILVIIDEVDEEGAIGRSMADAPEIDGAVYLNGETKVKPGDIVRVKVENADEYDLWGTRV
- the dacC gene encoding serine-type D-Ala-D-Ala carboxypeptidase, translating into MMRNTFSLRGLVAGSALLVLFAPSLYAAEQAAPEAPPVDARAWILMDYASGKVLAEGNADEKLDPASLTKIMTSYVVGQALKAGKIKLTDMVTIGKDAWATGNPALRGSSVMFLKPGDQVAVSDLNKGVIIQSGNDACIALADYVAGSQDSFIGLMNGYAQKLGLTNTTFKTVHGLDAPGQFSTARDMALLGKALIHDVPEEYAIHKEKEFTFNKIRQPNRNRLLWSSNVNVDGMKTGTTAGAGYNLVASATQGDMRLISVVLGTKTDRIRFNESEKLLTWGFRFFETVTPIKPDATFVSQRVWFGDKSEVNLGAGEGGSVTIPRGQLKNLKASYTLTDKQLTAPLKKGQVVGNIDFQLNGKSIEQRPLIVMEAVEEGGFFGRMWDYVLMKFHDWFGGWFK
- a CDS encoding PQQ-dependent sugar dehydrogenase, with product MRRSSLISLPLLLISASLCAAPAEVQVSVLQNKLDHPWALAFLPQDQGMLITLKGGQLKRWQAGKGLSDPIVGVPKVWDSGQGGLLDVALAPDFATSRRVWLSYAEAGDDGKAGTAVGYGRLSEDNARLEAFKVVFRQQPKLSTGNHFGGRLVFDGKGYLYVGLGENNQRPTAQDLDKLQGKVVRLTDQGAVPDDNPFVNNKQARPEIWSYGIRNPQGMAMNPWSNTLWLNEHGPRGGDEINIPERGKNYGWPLATHGINYSGLPIPEAKGETAPGTEPPLFVWKQSPAVSGMAFYNSDVFPQWKNKLFIGALKDKDVIVLNVSGNSVTEEGRILGDRNQRVRDVRVGPDGYLYVLTDESDGQLLKVSPSRG
- a CDS encoding SIS domain-containing protein, whose protein sequence is MLGFNQDEYLTSAREIVAARKQAEQVADEIIQQGFSTLFFASVGGSLAPMMAINAFARELTEIPVYLEQAAELIHAGHKRLNKDSVVITLSKSGDTKESVAIAEWCKAQGIRVVAITRNSDSPLADAATWHIPMRHKNGVEYEYMLLYWVFFRLLQGNGEFEQYDRFASQLELLPENLLNAKKQFDPQADAIAQKYHSADYMMWIGGAEMWGEVYLFSMCILEEMQWKRTKSVSSAEFFHGTLELLEKDVPLFLVKGEGKCRALDDRVERFAAKITDNLVVFDPREYALAGIDDAFRWLLAPCVISTLLVDRLAAHFEHYTGHSLDIRRYYRQFEY
- a CDS encoding glutathione S-transferase family protein, yielding MITLWGRNNSTNVKKVIWTLEELDLPFTQIMAGLEHGVNKEAEYLAMNPNGLVPLLRDDETDLTLWESNAIVRYLAAQYGQNRLWIDAPAKRAVGDKWMDWANQTLSPAHRVILMGLVRTPEAERNYAAIDAAKATCESLLALMDDTLATQAWFSGDDFGVGDIAVAPFVWNLTNIGLTWTPRPHLERWLANLTERPAYRNVVMIPVT
- the bssR gene encoding biofilm formation regulator BssR encodes the protein MSVDRLKRDLLNKMINAHIDLAAYLQLRKAKGYMSVSESDHLRDNFFELCTYMREKAPELRAYCNADEQAMLYRAAGSLTTAGVCMMTGNHDCPTFIAVNAEKLENCLNDLTLCIQYLKSHAPLIQN
- a CDS encoding LysR family transcriptional regulator translates to MPTIPVSEKIISLNRIDLNLLTLFCLIYSVGSISKVADMLDISASAVSQSLRKLREQMGDNLFVRSGNTLLPTVYADELYDNILPIIDKLATLLPLSSRIKKRRLTLYTESFVSPLVVPELTQKIVSMNADISLLHRTAELNEAKITELLNMRQADVVFSTLSVESSNISCQKMSDMTLVLIAAKDNPLYGDTVTEEMFRDASLVGYNTKNEKIIYHRSIVDKKFRSSERCLLTTSFASILLIVSTTDCLGIIPEKVFATYSGMYQLKRVATPFTLPQFSLYSSCRKETNKMLFSLLADFYSSQSA